In Aspergillus oryzae RIB40 DNA, chromosome 6, one genomic interval encodes:
- a CDS encoding uncharacterized protein (predicted protein): MKYSIPATPSGTTHAHVAIVGMGPRGTSALERLCASATDFLAPGARLTVHVVDPSPPGAGRVWRTAQSSELLMNTVTSQVTLYTDKSVVCSGPIREGPSLYEWATDAKLGLGPDEYPTRAQYGHYLEWVFREVVRNAPTGVEIEVHAARAVSLDDAPDGRQTLTLSTGRTLSGLSAVVLAQGHLPLVADAQLQQLTAYADQNGLRHITPSNPADVDLSSLKPGEPVFLRGLGLNFFDYMALLTTGRGGRFSRTPNGLRYHPSGREPRMYAGSRRGIPYQARGDNAKGAYGRHMPLIFTEEVIDGFRQRADSGNAPNFLKEIWPLVSKEVETVYYEALLRQHGFELGDFRDRFLATAHKSLEEAQVLTDFGITEENRWSWDRISRPYGERTFTAGAWRDWMLEYLREDAKEASLGNVNGPLKAALDVMRDLRNELRLIVDHAGLSGLSHRDHLDRWYTPLNAFLSIGPPRQRIEQMIALIEAGILDVLGPRPQARAEDGAWTVYSPEVPGLKVRVTTLIEARLPEPSLRHTADELLSHLLKTGQCRPHTVDGYETGGLDITLSPYRIIDSQGRAHERRFAVGVPTEGVHWVTAAGARPGVNSVTLSDTDAVARAALSAAVSGNTAVERQTEVKAWPNVEVSEVTVLEVGV; this comes from the coding sequence ATGAAGTACTCCATTCCAGCCACGCCCTCCGGGACCACTCATGCCCACGTCGCCATTGTCGGCATGGGACCGCGCGGAACCAGCGCGCTGGAACGTCTCTGTGCTTCTGCAACCGACTTTCTCGCGCCTGGTGCGCGACTAACGGTTCACGTCGTCGACCCTTCGCCCCCAGGAGCAGGCCGTGTCTGGCGCACCGCCCAGTCATCGGAGTTACTGATGAACACGGTGACTTCCCAAGTTACCTTGTACACTGACAAGAGTGTGGTTTGCTCGGGACCGATACGCGAGGGACCAAGTTTGTATGAATGGGCAACCGATGCTAAACTTGGACTGGGTCCCGACGAATACCCAACCCGCGCACAGTACGGCCATTACCTAGAATGGGTCTTCCGCGAGGTAGTTCGCAACGCTCCCACCggggttgagattgaggtcCACGCTGCCCGCGCAGTTAGCCTCGACGATGCGCCGGATGGCCGCCAAACCCTCACCCTGTCTACCGGCCGCACCTTATCCGGTTTGTCTGCTGTGGTTCTCGCTCAGGGCCATCTACCGCTAGTCGCAGATGCACAGCTACAGCAGCTGACTGCATATGCTGACCAGAATGGCCTGCGTCACATCACGCCCTCCAATCCGGCAGATGTTGACCTATCCTCTCTCAAACCTGGCGAGCCAGTCTTCTTGCGTGGTCTCGGTCTCAATTTCTTCGACTACATGGCTTTGCTGACTACAGGTCGTGGTGGTCGGTTTAGCCGTACGCCCAACGGATTACGCTACCACCCCTCTGGAAGGGAGCCTCGTATGTATGCTGGCTCACGTCGCGGGATTCCGTACCAAGCACGCGGTGACAATGCAAAGGGTGCATACGGCCGTCACATGCCACTGATTTTTACTGAGGAGGTGATTGATGGTTTTCGCCAGCGCGCCGACTCTGGCAACGCGCCGAACTTCCTGAAGGAAATTTGGCCGCTTGTCTCGAAGGAGGTGGAAACTGTCTACTACGAAGCCCTGTTGAGACAACATGGATTCGAGCTCGGCGACTTCAGGGATCGCTTCCTCGCCACTGCACACAAGAGCCTCGAAGAAGCCCAGGTGCTCACTGACTTCGGCATTACTGAAGAGAACCGCTGGTCCTGGGACCGCATTTCCCGACCATACGGTGAACGTACCTTCACAGCCGGTGCCTGGAGGGACTGGATGCTGGAGTATCTACGGGAGGATGCTAAAGAGGCCTCCCTTGGTAACGTCAACGGACCGTTGAAGGCAGCCCTGGATGTGATGCGCGATCTGCGCAACGAGTTGCGACTCATTGTGGACCATGCGGGACTGTCTGGTCTTTCACACCGGGACCACTTGGACCGTTGGTACACACCACTGAACGCCTTCCTGTCCATCGGACCCCCTCGTCAGCGTATTGAGCAAATGATCGCTCTGATCGAGGCCGGAATTCTTGATGTTCTCGGCCCACGGCCACAGGCCCGTGCTGAGGACGGAGCCTGGACTGTGTACTCCCCCGAAGTACCCGGACTTAAGGTCCGTGTCACCACTCTCATTGAGGCGCGCCTGCCGGAGCCAAGTCTTAGACATACTGCCGACGAGCTTCTTTCACATCTGCTTAAGACGGGTCAGTGCCGCCCTCACACGGTTGACGGCTACGAGACTGGAGGTCTTGATATCACGCTCAGCCCGTACCGTATTATCGACTCCCAAGGTCGTGCACATGAGAGACGATTCGCCGTTGGTGTCCCCACTGAAGGTGTCCACTGGGTTActgcagcaggagcaagaCCAGGTGTGAACTCAGTTACTCTATCTGACACTGATGCTGTGGCTCGAGCTGCTCTGTCTGCCGCGGTCAGTGGAAATACCGCCGTGGAGCGCCAGACTGAAGTCAAGGCGTGGCCGAACGTAGAAGTTTCGGAGGTTACTGTTCTGGAGGTTGGAGTTTGA
- a CDS encoding uncharacterized protein (uncharacterized homolog of gamma-carboxymuconolactone decarboxylase subunit) has protein sequence MSTDPKINDLHRELLEEGLKMRRAVLGHEYVDRAWNNATPFTRPGQQLITEYAWGNVWQRPGLDRKQRSLLTIGIIIAQKAWLELALHTRGAINNGVSELEIREAVLHSTVYCGTPAGVEAMMVTEKTINEMIERGEYKRPEETGL, from the exons ATGTCCACTGATCCGAAAATCAACGACTTGCATCGAGAACTCCTCGAAGAGGGGCTCAAGATGCGCCGGGCCGTCCTCGGCCACGAGTATGTCGACCGAGCGTGGAACAATGCTACGCCGTTTACGCGGCCAGGACAGCAGCTCATCACCGAGTACGCTTGGGGCAATGTGTGGCAGCGCCCCGGCCTCGACAGAAAACAGCGCAGTCTCTTAA CGATTGGTATAATTATCGCACAGAAGGCGTGGCTGGAGCTGGCACTACACACTCGCGGCGCGATCAATAACGGTGTCTCGGAACTTGAGATTAGGGAGGCAGTGTTGCACTCAACAGTGTACTGCGGCACACCTGCTGGTGTGGAAGCGATGATGGTAACGGAAAAGACGATTAATGAAATGATTGAGAGGGGTGAATATAAGCGACCTGAGGAAACTGGGCTTTGA
- a CDS encoding uncharacterized protein (predicted protein): MNTVAINIFHWPAKHADIHKINQGKSIESERIDLQFITISRDNTRFSWAMNGGCLVFNKFAIMPFQNSGDDARMDVALFSTFVLLLKPFQSRTLCRVEQAALAVADPEEWNPGTAENRF, from the exons ATGAACACAGTGGCCATCAACATTTTCCATTGGCCAGCTAAGCATGCTGACATTCATAAGATAAATCAAGGAAAGTCGATAGAATCAGAGCGCATAGACCTGCAGTTCATTACCATTTCCAGGGATAATACGCGATTCAGCTGGGCAATGAATGGAGGGTGCCTCGTATTCAATAAATTTGCCATTATGCCTTTCCAAAACAGTGGGGACGATGCTCGTATGGATGTGGCATTGTTCTCCACCTTCGTACTTCTACTAAAGCCCTTCCAGTCTAGAACACTCTGCAGGGTGGAACAAGCCGCCTTGGCGGTGGCA GATCCGGAGGAATGGAATCCCGGAACTGCTGAGAACAGGTTTTGA
- a CDS encoding FAD/FMN-containing protein (predicted protein): protein MFQHLLTAVGILSVATDAQTQPRRRCAYGDDCWPDTQTWNDFNATVGGRLIRSVPSAAVCHTERYNADKCSVAKDSWLDSFWRTNQTGAYSATVWEMGQTGQCFINTSASAPCDQGIVPYYMVRATSVEDIKASVKFANEKDLLLVTKNTGHDHLGRSSGKGAFGIWTHNLKGIEFQSSFTPQGAPPDSSGIPAVTLQAGEQWFDVYQAAAKQGVLVVGGSARTVGAAGGYVLGGGHSPFAHYYGLAADNPDYFWAVRGGGGSAWGVVTSVTYKTHPVPQNLTMGLVQLNATSESSFKRVITESVKLLPAVTEAGYTGYGTIENGFAAIFLKPNSTIADFNQTFAPFFNLSRVPGIQGVVAAYPSTWDGYLQNVLQDPNIGSNIQDTSRLLTLKVMQEKADDLAEFIVDNKQGAGFNFSKSLGAPKTVIRRSHSSIFVLVGKVNNDERDNTAVHDVWKHSHGLLSVSVDWADTAADREKEAKRQQTVRLSKRLTEIVGSGGGTYVNEANPYEPDWQNVFWGKKYDRLLAVKQRVDPTTLFVCNRCVGTDIVIQP from the exons ATGTTCCAACACCTCCTCACAGCCGTAGGCATTCTGTCTGTCGCAACAGACGCACAAACCCAACCCCGGCGCCGATGTGCCTACGGAGACGACTGCTGGCCGGATACTCAAACATGGAATGACTTCAACGCCACCGTTGGAGGAAGACTGATTCGCTCCGTACCCTCCGCAGCAGTGTGCCACACTGAGCGCTACAATGCAGACAAATGTAGCGTGGCAAAGGACAGCTGGCTGGATAGTTTCTGGCGAACCAACCAGACAGGGGCATATTCTGCTACTGTATGGGAAATGGGACAGACTGGACAGTGTTTTATTAATACATCTGCCAGTGCCCCGTGTGACCAGGGGATAG TTCCATACTATATGGTTCGTGCGACCAGCGTCGAGGATATTAAGGCCTCTGTGAAATTTGCAAATGAGAAGGACCTCTTGTTGGTAACGAAGAATACTGGGCATGATCA CCTCGGCCGCTCAAGCGGAAAAGGCGCATTTGGAATCTGGACGCATAATCTCAAGGGCATTGAATTCCAGAGTTCGTTCACACCTCAGGGCGCGCCGCCTGATTCGAGTGGTATACCTGCAGTAACACTACAGGCGGGTGAGCAATGGTTTG ACGTGTACCAAGCCGCCGCGAAACAAGGTGTGCTGGTCGTTGGTGGTTCGGCGCGCACTGttggagctgctggaggatATGTCCTTGGAGGTGGCCATTCCCCCTTTGCGCATTATTATGGTCTTGCAGCGGATA ATCCGGATTACTTCTGGGCTGTtcgaggtggaggtggaagCGCTTGGGGT GTCGTCACATCGGTCACCTACAAGACTCATCCAGTCCCACAGAATCTCACGATGGGATTAGTCCAATTAAACGCAACGAGCGAATCCAGCTTCAAACGCGTCATAACAGAATCTGTTAAGCTGCTACCGGCTGTCACAGAAGCAGGCTACACAGGATATGGGACGATAGAAAATGGTTTCGCTGCCATCTTTCTTAAACCTAACAGCACAATCGCTGATTTCAACCAAACTTTTGCTCCATTCTTTAATCTGTCTCGGGTTCCAGGGATCCAAGGAGTTGTCGCCGCGTATCCATCGACATGGGACGGATACTTACAAAACGTCCTTCAAGACCCTAACATCGGATCTAATATTCAGGACACATCCCGGTTGTTGACACTCAAGGTGATGCAAGAGAAGGCGGACGACCTAGCAGAGTTCATAGTTGATAACAAGCAAGGGGCAGGGTTCAATTTCAGTAAGTCACTAGGTGCTCCAAAGACTGTTATTCGTCGTTCTCATTCCTCGATTTTTGTTCTAGTTGGTAAGGTCAACAACGATGAGCGCGATAATACGGCCGTCCATGACGTCTGGAAGCACAGCCATGGTCTTCTGAGCGTGTCTGTGGATTGGGCAGATACCGCTGcagacagagaaaaagaggcAAAGCGGCAGCAGACTGTGCGGTTGAGCAAACGACTTACAGAAATCGTCGGCTCAGGGGGAGGGACATACGTGAATGAAGCCAATCC GTACGAACCCGACTGGCAAAATGTGttctggggaaagaagtacGACAGGCTGCTGGCAGTTAAACAACGAGTAGATCCCACAACGTTGTTTGTATGCAACCGTTGTGTGGGAACTGATATTGTGATCCAGCCTTAA
- a CDS encoding uncharacterized protein (predicted protein) has protein sequence MSPEELDALLAAPALAPPPGVTPNFDNPSRHNDYAWGITTVCMVVATLCLFLRWYVRIWLDRRVRMEDVLTIGAYGAYWGTAYAAYGMIYTPGYYVHTWDLRNRDLIRPLYLILVYGCCYSATLPLIKTAILLDWCRVFVSVNRSRSFFWWGCMAVSFVQCLWGILCILLLNLQCRPHRSIWEFYVPSKCYSLPDVMLCSASVQVISDVCMFLLPQKMIWSLHMNWQKKMGISIIFGVGILASIAACFRLAHTVTFAKSTDSMYFIGPLLFWACAEMTCGFFIFSVPCLSKLAMESGLRSRLSSALGLSGKTISGPSDQGGNSNSGPRSKPKPWRMSETNYSKIEEGSVVPLTNVSVSQHDPAEGRLSRDGNKSPLGVIRTMDVDVRSTDGAGIKLQDHRVPWEH, from the exons ATGTCACCTGAAGAGCTCGATGCCCTACTTGCAGCGCCAGCTCTCGCACCACCACCCGGGGTCACACCAAATTTCGACAATCCTTCCCGCCACAATGACTATGCCTGGGGTATCACAACGGTCTGTATGGTCGTCGCCACTCTGTGCCTCTTTCTGCGCTGGTACGTCCGGATATGGTTGGATAGAAGAGTCCGTATGGAAGATG TTTTGACGATCGGTGCATAT GGAGCCTATTGGGGTACTGCATACGCTGCCTATGGAATGATATATACTCCTGGCTACTACGTCCACACATGGGACCTTCGTAACCGAGATCTTATCAGGCCGCTCTAT CTCATCTTAGTTTATGGCTGTTGCTACTCCGCAACGCTCCCACTGATCAAGACGGCCATTTTGCTCGACTGGTGTCGGGTATTTGTCTCTGTGAACCGATCAAGGAGCTTCTTTTGGTGGGGATGCATGGCTGTGTCATTCGTTCAATGCCTCTGGGGCATCCTATGCATTCTCCTGCTCAACTTACAGTGTCGCCCACACAGATCCATCTGGGAATTCTACGTTCCAAGCAAATGTTACTCGCTCCCAGACGTAATGCTCTGCTCCGCGAGTGTACAAGTCATCTCCGATGTGTGCATGTTCTTGCTGCCGCagaagatgatctggagCCTCCACATGAactggcagaagaagatggggatTTCAATCATATTTGGTGTCGGTATTCT GGCCTCAATCGCAGCCTGTTTCCGCCTAGCCCACACAGTCACCTTCGCCAAGTCAACCGACAGCATGTACTTCATTGGGCCCCTTCTATTCTGGGCCTGCGCCGAGATGACCTGTggtttcttcatcttcagtgTGCCCTGCCTATCGAAGCTAGCGATGGAGTCTGGGCTCCGGAGCAGATTGTCCAGCGCTCTCGGCCTCAGCGGCAAGACCATCAGCGGACCTTCTGATCAGGGCGGAAACTCCAATTCGGGGCCTCGCTCCAAGCCCAAGCCGTGGAGGATGTCAGAAACCAACTACTCAAAGATCGAGGAAGGTAGTGTTGTCCCACTGACAAACGTTTCAGTGTCACAGCATGATCCTGCCGAGGGGCGCCTTTCACGCGATGGAAACAAGTCTCCACTGGGGGTGATCCGGACAATGGATGTCGACGTCCGCTCTACCGATGGTGCCGGTATTAAGCTCCAGGATCATCGCGTACCTTGGGAGCATTAG
- a CDS encoding uncharacterized protein (predicted flavoprotein involved in K+ transport), which produces MASNNFPSSLHDEYPQRADLRQMMGQRPLPTIPAGTIDPASMAGDEPVKQARAVLDRLSAALAVDDAIALESCFFASQAYWKDQLALTYHLRTFSGPSVIAAGLLETKNLREIAGGFAVDGGAVFLPATPTLQFIDCGIIFRTGSPGATCKGKVVLLPVKNRDETIEWKIWVLSTFLESLDLQQEDEALLHSPGRELDGLATFDTDVFIIGGGNAAVTVAARLKALGVESVMAERNPRPGDNWASRYDCMRFHIPTSFCDLPYMSYDEELRAPHLLTRDELASQVRRYVETFKLNMITSAQILSTKYDPSTRLWEVKIKTPAGQQTAHSKHLVLATGISSQEPYLPGVADSDFYQGTSLHSAQYRNAKQLAETGAKSVLVVGSANTAFDVLEDCHAAGLKTTMVVRSPTYIVPVEYLCDNHSLGAYDMGVEIADRLFLTLPSYVDAQLARGLMTQFAAQEPHRYDALAAAGFPVIDSRDPDMALMHNLLERAGGHYVDVGGTKLLADGKAGVKAGVEPIAYTATGLRFSDGTSVDADAVVWCTGFADKDVRDNAFRILGGQSCSREADNGTTHKLGAREIAGRLDATWGLDAEGEVRGLWKRQSRLDNIWVAGGYTQQHRWHSRTIALQIKASLEGVLPPAYMNTPRPVRGSPQKCTLL; this is translated from the exons ATGGCTTCCA aCAACTTCCCATCCTCGTTACACGATGAGTACCCGCAAAGAGCAGATCTGCGTCAGATGATGGGGCAGCGACCACTTCCTACAATCCCTGCCGGAACGATAGATCCAGCTTCCATGGCTGGTGATGAGCCGGTGAAGCAGGCGCGCGCTGTTTTGGATCGTCTGAGCGCTGCACTGGCGGTCGACGATGCCATCGCCCTCGAGAGTTGCTTCTTTGCCAGTCAGGCATATTGGAAGGATCAGCTGGCGCTCACCTACCACCTGCGCACATTCAGCGGCCCTAGCGTAATTGCGGCGGGCTTACTCGAGACAAAGAACTTGAGGGAGATTGCAGGGGGGTTTGCTGTCGATGGAGGCGCTGTCTTCCTCCCAGCCACGCCGACGCTT CAATTTATCGACTGTGGGATTATTTTCCGAACCGGGTCGCCCGGTGCGACGTGCAAAGGAAAGGTGGTTCTACTGCCTGTTAAAAACCGCGATGAGACAATTGAGTGGAAGATTTGGGTTCTGAGCACCTTCCTCGAGAGTTTGGACTTACAGCAAGAGGATGAAGCGTTGCTCCATTCTCCCGGGAGGGAATTGGATGGCCTTGCAACATTTGACACGGATGTCTTTATTATTGGAGGAGGCAACGC TGCTGTCACAGTCGCAGCGCGTCTCAAGGCGTTGGGAGTCGAGAGCGTCATGGCCGAGCGTAATCCGCGACCCGGCGACAACTGGGCTTCGCGCTACGATTGCATGCGGTTTCACATCCCAACATCATTCTGTGACTTGCCCTACATGT CTTATGATGAGGAACTTCGAGCTCCCCACCTTTTAACTAGGGATGAGCTGGCTTCGCAGGTCAGGCGATATGTCGAGACCTTCAAGCTGAATATGATCACCTCTGCTCAGATCCTGTCCACCAAGTACGACCCATCTACGAGACTTTGGGAGGTCAAGATCAAAACCCCTGCTGGCCAGCAAACGGCCCACTCTAAACATCTGGTGCTTGCGACTGGCATCTCGTCCCAGGAGCCTTATCTGCCAGGCGTGGCGGATAGTGACTTCTACCAAGGAACCAGTCTTCATTCGGCTCAGTACCGGAATGCAAAGCAGTTGGCGGAGACGGGAGCCAAG TCCGTCCTAGTAGTTGGATCTGCCAATACTGCTTTCGACGTTCTCGAAGACTGCCACGCCGCTGGTCTCAAGACAACAATGGTCGTTAGATCTCCAACCTACATTGTCCCGGTCGAGTACCTCTGCGACAACCACAGTCTTGGTGCCTATGACATGGGCGTCGAGATAGCTGATCGACTCTTCCTGACGCTGCCGTCATATGTAGACGCCCAGCTCGCTCGAGGTCTGATGACCCAGTTCGCAGCACAGGAGCCGCATCGCTACGACGCTCTCGCAGCCGCCGGGTTCCCAGTTATCGACAGTCGGGACCCAGACATGGCATTGATGCACAACTTGCTGGAGCGAGCGGGTGGTCACTACGTGGATGTGGGTGGTACCAAGCTGCTGGCGGATGGTAAAGCGGGGGTGAAAGCCGGAGTCGAGCCCATTGCGTACACAGCGACTGGACTACGATTTTCGGATGGAACCTCCGTCGATGCAGATGCAGTGGTTTGGTGCACAGGGTTTGCCGACAAGGACGTGCGCGACAATGCCTTCCGAATCCTCGGCGGACAGTCCTGCAGTCGAGAGGCTGACAATGGGACTACGCATAAGCTTGGCGCTCGTGAAATCGCTGGTCGTCTTGACGCGACATGGGGTCTTGATGCCGAGGGCGAGGTACGTGGTCTGTGGAAGCGTCAATCGCGCCTTGATAACATCTGGGTCGCGGGTGGCTATACGCAACAGCACCGGTGGCACTCGCGGACAATAGCCCTGCAGATCAAGGCGTCTCTGGAAGGTGTACTACCTCCAGCATATATGAACACTCCAAGACCTGTGCGAGGAAGCCCGCAGAAATGTACGCTCCTGTAG
- a CDS encoding E3 ubiquitin-protein ligase (predicted protein), which produces MRISANDPELQNPSRGRVSSQSYHLHIPKGLLDGKGDIDRDSDEDKGGPSKTYAERQKDAMERLSRPKLQCCICFERYESSDIIRLECGDLYCTDCLKSLFMRATKDEQLFPPRCCRQHIPLSLITKQMTTEEKDAFQRAKIEFSTSNRTYCSNTVCGRFIIPSNIFSEQAKCEYCGSSTCAMCKNPFHSDDCPEDAALQEMLKLSTSQGWQRCLSCKAMVELTVGCYHMTYDLLPLLGS; this is translated from the coding sequence ATGAGAATCAGCGCCAACGATCCGGAACTTCAGAACCCTTCACGGGGACGCGTGTCTAGCCAGTCTTATCATTTACATATACCCAAAGGCCTCCTCGATGGAAAGGGTGATATTGATCGTGATTCCGATGAAGACAAAGGTGGTCCATCAAAAACATATGCGGAGCGCCAGAAGGACGCGATGGAGAGACTATCCCGTCCTAAGCTACAGTGTTGTATATGCTTCGAGCGCTACGAGTCAAGCGACATAATTCGTTTGGAATGTGGTGACCTCTACTGCACCGATTGTCTCAAGAGTCTTTTCATGAGAGCCACCAAGGACGAGCAATTATTTCCTCCGAGATGCTGCCGTCAGCATATTCCCTTGTCCCTCATAACGAAGCAGATGACCACTGAGGAAAAGGATGCATTCCAGAGGGCAAAAATTGAATTTTCCACGAGCAACAGAACCTACTGCAGCAACACCGTTTGTGGCAGGTTTATCATCCCGAGCAACATATTCTCCGAGCAGGCGAAGTGTGAGTATTGCGGCTCCTCGACCTGCGCAATGTGCAAAAACCCCTTTCACTCAGATGATTGTCCAGAGGACGCCGCTCTTCAGGAAATGCTAAAACTTTCCACAAGCCAAGGATGGCAGCGTTGCCTCTCTTGCAAGGCAATGGTTGAACTCACAGTAGGTTGCTACCACATGACGTATGACTTGCTCCCTCTCCTAGGCTCTTAG
- a CDS encoding cupin domain-containing protein (predicted protein), with amino-acid sequence MVEVRQYHLSPTDLIPNSPRPLLHYKNVLAKPNNTHCDPVDVWDLFTRNEWDVQWIFRYSPTQISHYHSQAHECMAVLSGTASIRFGVADTSPDMEENTHGSAWEDGGVLLEAEAGDVFIIPAGVAHKTHNTKPEADFALLSPGTGHGIKADDKKALSEIKLDGFTMMGAYSGGDWDFVATGGDFEKVWSVPKPKYDPVFGASERGLCKTWRGSDTESKAHL; translated from the coding sequence ATGGTCGAGGTGAGGCAATATCACCTTTCTCCTACGGATCTTATCCCCAACTCGCCCAGACCACTCCTCCACTACAAGAATGTCCTAGCCAAGCCCAACAACACGCATTGCGACCCAGTCGACGTGTGGGACTTGTTTACCAGGAATGAATGGGACGTTCAATGGATATTCCGCTATAGTCCTACCCAAATCTCTCACTACCATTCCCAGGCACACGAATGTATGGCCGTCCTTTCCGGTACTGCCAGTATCCGGTTTGGTGTGGCGGACACCTCACCAGATATGGAAGAGAATACACACGGCTCTGCTTGGGAGGACGGCGGCGTTCTACTAGAGGCGGAGGCTGGCGATGTGTTTATTATACCAGCCGGTGTGGCACATAAGACGCACAACACTAAGCCTGAAGCGGACTTCGCGCTTTTATCACCGGGGACCGGGCACGGCATCAAGGCAGATGATAAGAAAGCGTTGTCTGAGATCAAACTGGATGGATTTACTATGATGGGCGCTTACAGCGGTGGTGACTGGGATTTCGTCGCAACGGGAGGTGATTTCGAGAAGGTGTGGTCTGTTCCGAAGCCCAAATATGATCCTGTTTTTGGAGCTTCCGAACGAGGGCTTTGCAAGACATGGCGTGGGAGTGATACCGAGTCGAAAGCCCATTTGTAG
- a CDS encoding uncharacterized protein (predicted protein), protein MEDLLILSKKLALSQGPQLIAMARDSDGYVYVYNDGDFSTGSISFQATGSPFALDAWTGEETPITEYSVSQGRTNISFSLKSTETRIVKFSASRKSANNESHVIWSSDSVLGYYVDSGKVWAKAAASDSATSVKLSSGKTVTLDQQGQSQISLGNWSVVLEQWLPPDNLYDVETVANKKNVSLSVSGFSLSSWKDLGYQNSSGVA, encoded by the exons ATGGAGGActtgttgatattatcaaaAAAATTGGCATTGTCCCAAGGCCCACAACTGATTGCAATGGCACGTG ATAGCGATGGCTATGTCTATGTCTACAATGATGGAGATTTCAGCACTGGCAGCATCTCTTTTCAGGCCACTGGATCTCCCTTTGCTCTTGATGCTTGGACAGGCGAGGAAACCCCGATTACCGAATACTCCGTGAGCCAGGGAAGGACaaacatctctttctctctgaAAAGCACCGAAACACGCATTGTTAAGTTTTCAGCATCGAGAAAGAGCGCTAACAATGAATCACACGTCATCTGGAGCTCCGACTCTGTGTTGGGTTACTATGTTGACTCCGGCAAGGTGTGGGCCAAGGCTGCGGCCAGTGACTCGGCCACGAGTGTCAAGTTATCGTCTGGAAAGACAGTAACTCTTGACCAACAAGGGCAGTCGCAGATCAGTCTTGGTAACTGGTCCGTTGTCCTCGAGCAGTGGTTGCCCCCAGACAATCTCTACGACGTGGAGACAGTGGcaaacaagaagaacgtATCTTTGTCAGTTTCTGGCTTTAGTCTTTCCTCGTGGAAGGATCTCGGATATCAAAATTCGTCCGGCGTTGCGTAA
- a CDS encoding uncharacterized protein (predicted protein): MTPYLMLLLDNEGYQAGNEGPIHFISDGDDQGAGFVADYRSTMTGLLMEYLEYLNKWTHDTLGLKLSQQVGYNLPVDMLEAIPSVDIPEIETLSFSNLIDGFRQFSGPANLAGKNVISIELGADFGQAYYQTWTELLQEAQHAFVAGVNQLAIHDATYSHTYDNTTWPGFTSFNYSFAEQHSRHQPGWDVGYKQAMDYLARCQFILQEGIAKVDLVFWDKQIAQDAYPGILYEPTDLQDAGYTYEYLSTENFNLPMA, from the coding sequence ATGACACCTTACCTGATGTTGCTATTAGACAATGAGGGCTATCAAGCTGGTAACGAAGGCCCCATCCATTTTATctctgatggcgatgatcaAGGTGCTGGATTTGTGGCAGATTATCGATCCACGATGACAGGTCTTCTCATGGAGTACTTGGAGTACCTGAACAAATGGACGCATGACACCCTAGGTCTAAAGCTCTCCCAGCAGGTTGGATATAACCTTCCGGTCGACATGCTGGAAGCTATCCCCTCTGTCGATATTCCCGAAATCGAAACATTGTCGTTCTCGAATCTGATTGATGGTTTCCGGCAATTTAGTGGACCTGCTAATCTTGCCGGAAAGAATGTCATCTCTATCGAGTTAGGGGCTGATTTTGGACAGGCATACTACCAGACATGGAcagagcttcttcaggaagctcagcaTGCCTTCGTGGCGGGGGTCAATCAACTTGCTATCCATGATGCGACATACTCGCACACATATGACAACACCACATGGCCTGGTTTCACTTCGTTTAACTACTCATTTGCCGAACAGCACTCACGCCACCAGCCAGGTTGGGATGTGGGATATAAACAGGCAATGGACTATTTAGCACGCTGCCAGTTCATTCTGCAAGAGGGTATTGCTAAGGTGGATTTGGTTTTCTGGGACAAGCAGATAGCCCAAGACGCGTACCCCGGTATCTTGTACGAGCCAACAGACCTGCAAGATGCAGGGTATACTTACGAGTATCTCTCTACCGAGAACTTTAATTTACCCATGGCTTAA